The following proteins are encoded in a genomic region of Ornithodoros turicata isolate Travis chromosome 6, ASM3712646v1, whole genome shotgun sequence:
- the LOC135396783 gene encoding cystatin-2-like — translation MAYFGVASVLLFAIFHGSQGSSMPGGWTKQDPKADARFLELAHFATSSQTEGLQYYNTVVELVEVETQVVAGMNYKLKMAIAPSTCKIGEVQYSVQECVAQEGQPQSMCVAVVYDVPWQKQTSVTSFKCEQAEQTAKAATTLKTE, via the exons ATGGCATATTTTGGAGTCGCTTCAGTTCTTTTATTCGCCATTTTCCACGGTTCACAAGGAAGTTCCATGCCTGGCGGATGGACCAAACAAGATCCCAAAGCAGACGCGAGATTCCTGGAACTAGCACATTTCGCAACTTCTTCTCAAACAGAAGGACTCCAATACTACAACACGGTCGTGGAACTCGTGGAAGTAGAAACTCAG GTGGTTGCTGGAATGAACTACAAATTGAAAATGGCGATCGCCCCATCTACTTGTAAAATTGGAGAAGTTCAGTACAGTGTACAGGAATGTGTTGCCCAGGAAGGCCAG CCTCAATCCATGTGCGTTGCCGTTGTCTACGACGTTCCATGGCAAAAGCAAACCTCCGTCACATCGTTTAAATGTGAG CAAGCAGAACAAACTGCCAAGGCAGCAACTACACTGAAAACAGAATAG
- the LOC135398658 gene encoding uncharacterized protein LOC135398658, which yields MWLTGPQFLKQSDDTTAANTPEYKLVEPKVDPEIRAEVATYTRCLQAESDIGTQRFQRFSRWIALVRAIANLKHIARSFRTQHDLQPETCRHWHICSGPRTVASVNDARNVILLSVQREAYTEEMKCLQKKQNVRQGSPLYKLDPFLDEYRLVRVGGRLRNADLDRNEVHPVVLPGRLHVTALLIRHHHEKVPHQGRHFTEGAIRTIRLWIVGAKRSIGAVIHKCVQCRKLRGRLEEQKMADLPKERVSTEPPFTYVGLDVFGPWTVASCRTRGGLAQSKRWAVLFTCMSIRAVHIEVIETMDTSSFINALRRFFAVRGPAKHLRSDRGTNFIGACHQLHVPTPDTDPSAIRNYLSEQRCPWVFNPPHASHMGGAWERMIGSAGRILDSMLLDHGSTKITHEVLTPFLAEVTAIINARPLVPISNDPQCCMLTPSMLLTQKNCTMTEPPGDFSNIRDIAMARCLGSSGPLWVQRAGDLLPINTGPERRNLRGKLVLGL from the exons ATGTGGCTGACGGGGCCACAGTTCCTTAAACAGTCTGACGACACAACTGCCGCAAATACACCAGAGTACAAGCTCGTGGAGCCAAAGGTCGATCCCGAGATACGTGCCGAAGTAGCTACCTACACGAGGTGCCTGCAGGCAGAGTCTGACATCGGAACCCAACGTTTTCAGCGCTTTTCTAGATGGATCGCGCTGGTACGGGCTATCGCCAACTTGAAGCATATCGCACGCTCCTTCCGCACCCAGCATGATCTCCAACCGGAAACGTGTCGTCATTGGCATATTTGTTCCGGGCCACGAACAGTGGCGAGCGTGAACGATGCCAGAAATGTCATTCTATTGAGTGTTCAACGCGAAGCCTACACCGAGGAGATGAAGTGCCTCCAGAAGAAGCAAAACGTCCGCCAGGGGAGCCCTCTTTACAAGCTGGACCCGTTTCTCGACGAGTACCGACTCGTCAGAGTTGGAGGCCGCCTGAGAAACGCCGACTTAGACAGAAATGAGGTACACCCTGTCGTCCTGCCCGGTCGTCTTCACGTCACTGCTCTGCTCATTCGTCATCACCATGAAAAGGTGCCGCACCAGGGAAGACACTTCACTGAAGGCGCCATCCGAACGATCCGTCTCTGGATTGTAGGTGCAAAGAGATCGATAGGAGCAGTCATCCACAAATGCGTCCAGTGTCGAAAACTACGCGGAAGACTGGAAGAGCAGAAGATGGCTGATCTACCAAAAGAGCGGGTGAGCACTGAACCACCTTTCACCTATGTTGGACTTGACGTGTTTGGACCGTGGACAGTGGCGTCCTGTCGCACCAGAGGCGGCCTTGCCCAGAGCAAGAGGTGGGCCGTCTTGTTCACGTGCATGAGCATCCGCGCGGTGCACATCGAGGTGATCGAAACTATGGACACCTCAAGCTTCATCAACGCGCTTCGAAGATTCTTCGCTGTAAGAGGACCGGCCAAGCACCTGCGCTCCGATAGGGGGACGAACTTTATTGGTGCATGTCATCAGCTCCATGTCCCTACACCAGACACCGACCCAAGTGCCATCCGGAACTACTTGAGCGAACAACGCTGCCCTTGGGTGTTCAACCCTCCCCACGCATCACATATGGGTGGAGCATGGGAACGTATGATCGGGTCGGCTGGCCGCATACTGGACTCCATGCTCCTGGACCATGGATCTACCAAGATAACACATGAAGTGCTCACCCCATTTCTTGCAGAGGTGACGGCAATTATTAACGCACGACCCTTGGTTCCAATCTCGAACGACCCGCAATGTTGCATGCTCACACCATCTATGCTACTCACGCAGAAGAACTGCACCATGACTGAGCCACCAGGCGACTTCTCGAACAT ACGAGACATCGCAATGGCCCGATGTCTGGGTTCCTCGGGGCCTCTTTGGGTGCAACGGGCGGGTGACCTTTTGCCTATAAACACGGGACCTGAAAGACGAAACCTGCGGGGGAAACTTGTTCTCGGTCTCTGA